The sequence below is a genomic window from Sebastes fasciatus isolate fSebFas1 chromosome 18, fSebFas1.pri, whole genome shotgun sequence.
AGCAGATGCTTTTTTGTATTGGTACAACAGAGTGAAAGACACCATGCAGCAGTTAGGAGCTACTGTGTCACAAGTTGATCCAGCAGTGTTCTACTGGCTGAATGACTCCTGCCATGTGATGGGAGTTCTTGCCTGTCATGTGGATGATTTCATCTGGGGTGGTTCAGAAATGTTCTCTACAACAGTCATCCCTCACTTGAAAGCTACTTTCCAAGTTGGATGTGAAGAACACAATAGCTTCAGCTACATTGGAATGGAGGTTCACTTATTGGAGGATGAGATACAGGTGCAACAAAGTATGTACATAAAGAATCTGCAACCCATTCCTGTGGACCTCACCAGAGCCACACAGCGAGAGGCTCCTCTAACAGACAATGAAACTGACATGCTAAAGTCAAAGGTTGGCCAAATATTGTGGGTAGCAAGACAGAGTAGACCCGACATAATGTGTGACATATCCATCTTGGCATCCAGTACAAAGCATGCTACTGTTCAGACTCTGCAATGTGCAAACAAACTTATCAGCAGTTTCAAGTAGCTCATCCACTCAGGGACTATCCAGCAGATCATGTGGTCAGCTACCAAGGAGCAGCTTGTTGACTGCTTGACTAAGAAGGGGACATCAGCACTCGTTCTGCTGAGGGCTCTCAGTGAAGGTGTATGCCGACTTAAAGGCTAAATGGACTATACAACAGAAAACCTTTCTATCCTCAAACTGTAGTTGTTAAAGTTGCAGCTTTAAACCTGTGTATATGTTGATGGTTTTAAATAAcagtaatgtttgttttttgagactgtttttctttaaagaaaaaGGGGAGATTGTTAAGTGCTTGGTTACCTACTGCGCATGGGTTAAGTGTCTTACTTTCGGTTTTGTTAATGTGCTGGCTGTAGCCGCAGTTGTTGACATAGAGATCAAGTTTGAGTAAAGTCTGAATATGCAAAGTTGTCGTTGGAATTATTGAACTAAcactatgggtacccaagagtcttctctttacagacatgcccactttatgataatcacatgcagtttcgggcaagtcatagtcaagtcagcacactgacacactgacagctgttgttgcctgttgggctgcagtttgccatgttattatttgagcatatttttgatgctaaatgcagtacctgtgagggtttctagacaatatctgtcattgttttgtgttgttaattgatttacattgataaatatatacataatttgcataaagcagcacatttgcccactcccatgttgataagagtattaaatacttgacaaatctccctttaaggttcattttgaacagataaaacaaatgtgtgattaaatattttaattgattgacagccctagtaatatcgtgatatggcataagtgtcgTATTTCCCGGTTTTTAAAagctacattacagtaaagtgatgtaattttctgaacttaccagactgttccagctgttctattatttgtcatttacacttAGTCATGAGATCCAcgttactgatgattatttatcagaaatctcattgtgtaaatattggTCAAAcaatggtcaaccctacaatattgaTATCAAAGTATTTGGTCaaacatattgtgatatttgattttgtccaagtcacccagccctaatacatctaaATCAGACTGCTGTAGCCTctgattagtttaagatcaacgTTACAGGTAATATTACACAGAacaagactgtggatttagtcctcatctctTAACACTCAGGTTATACGGGGATGGCTTTACAGACAGAAGGAACgatgacagacatcaataactctttgaatgtacatatgaacatgtgagtattTTATTCAGAAAGActtgaaaaaaacatgaacctgcaaagatgtttctgatgcagaatatttatttggttCTTATAATCTAAATGTCTGTGGCTTTaaataattagacaatgctgacatgaaaacagagcacagttagatctgctTTCAAAAAGAACGTGGGAATAACTTGGAACCATAGAAACCTCTAATTTGATGGGGtcgttcataatcatcacttatgtgcctttaagttggtgcaatacgtgttcgttgaagagtgctgcacctttagacatgttcaaatagagcgctacaggaatgagtcctaaaacccagaaatgagttagcagttttaagcacttcctgttccatcgtctggaggtcaatgggttttttgaatgggtttttagtttttagatgcctgaaataaggtctgtggttaaaggtccagagtgtaggatctggcggtgtctagcggtgaggttaGGAGATTGcgaccaactgaagcctctccagtgtgccaagtgtgttggagagctacgttaaagtccctctctagagccatctggagcagagccagtgcagagagagtgtgtgtacaaactacataagctacagtcagtgaactgacctcagagtctccagtctacagtttggactctccagaccagcagagagcagcttcactcctgaatcctgcaggaaGTAGTTTctactcaggtccagctctctcagatgggaggggttggacttcagagctaaggccacaacttcacagtgagtatctgagagtccacagtgagaaagtctgtcatgacacaaaaaagacaaaatgttattatgaaagaggagtttatatttacttcatgcatttgatgactaaacagtttgatatatacttctttgattaacatttgctcctcacatcagtggttcagctaatcttatctcactgtttgacatgaaacaataattctcatcactctctctcaaacctgcagacttttaatatttgtttttctttaatcttgcagatgaagagagagaacatgtagttacattgaggcttcCATAATGTCCAGTCAATCAGTGTGATCTGATCCataatgtccagtctgtcagtgtgatctgatcccaggtctgtctgcacaaagttagcatgaggccttcttgattaggaaagtatttttaaaactcagtgaataagtaataataatatagttgATAAAGACCTCTCTTTGctagctacctgctgctgtcaggttcacGTCCATACATGGGAAAATTCAGTGATTGCTGCCAGACGgtagagaaatgaaacaaatggtgtaataatattagacctgtacataattaaacattcatataactagatattttgatgactgcatggcgttttgtcattaacactcttttctgaGCATTCAGCTCACTATTCAGCATtattcagctcacaaacacaattaacGAACCAATAAGGTTGCAATATGTTCAAAATAATGTCATCagaaagatgttatcagtgtatcagcattaaaaacataacattgatCTTTGGTGTGAATAAGATCTCtgaataaaaagtctgaattctaccattctgcggttatactgtatattcatcagactgctgttattggtggaagctgtgtatttcctgctactactcttctctacaccaacaagagagagaaacatcacagtttccttctgtgagtaacagaataaaaggaaagacttgaaaaacaagatgatggaaCACAACCTGAATTCAtgagcaataaaatgcaccattgctcgattcaacacactcaggggttttacaaCGACTATCTTTGTCTTGTATGACCAGTAGTTCATGGTGGCTAATGCTAGAGTTGGgttgatttttggttttgcCGGTCTGTTCCGGTGTACGAGCTTGAACCGATTTGATTTTATGCTAACCGGCAGAACCAACATTTGTCATAGTGACACGTTCTGGCTAAATTAAAAAGTATCCTACATTAACGTAGGATACTTTTTAATTTAGCCAGAACGTGTCACTATGACAAATGTTGGTTCAAACCTGTGCCGACAGAGTCACAGTGCTAAATCCAGCCTGTATTGCATTactaataagcaatatgacaacgtgattaacataatattatgatgttatgttggttaataaacaagaagaggtttgtttacgaggaagttcatgtgtttttttgggtggcgagacgagacatggcagagctgatctcaaagaaaactaaaactgcgGCAACATTTTGGATTTGAAGCCAATGAAAGAGATGAGCCCAAAAACACACAAGACAAGTTGTAATGTGgtgcagcttcttcttcttctttaatgtttattggcagttggcaaaccagcttagaggtgcattactgCCACCAAGTAGACTGAAGTTACTGCACTCTCATTCATGGGCTTTCGGTGTAACGGTGTAAGGCATCATccaaaaagataaataagaaaaaactgtaaaacgtaacaattattcaaaataaatagaataagtgttcattaacttgacagctagaaacacaacctactgaaacattttttcctcaacatttgaaacagctcaagaacatctgtgacaaaatacaacggacatatttatgtaataaacacgtggaacacttataagaatattatattttaagaataatttatagtgtgtatatttgaagaactactaatctacactgatttataaagttaatcacatctggacttacttagcttttctgcagttcctcacagctggaatcagtctctGTCGTCCCTcctgtgttgtgttgtacttcttcaggtccaactcatccagaacctcctctgacatctgcagcatgtaggccagagctgagcagtggatcaAAGAGAGGTTCTTCTCTGATCTGctctctgacttcaggaactcttggatctcctgatgtaccgagtggtcgttcatctccgtcagacagtggaagatgttgatgcttctgtcaggagaggTTCCATCTTTGTTCatctccttcaggttgttgatgaTTCTTTGGATGATTTCTGGACTGTTGTTTGTCCGACCCAGCAGACCTCCCAAGAGTTGCTGGTTGGACTCCAGAaagaggccatgaaggaagcgaacaaacaggtccaagtggccatttttactttcaagggATTTCTCCATGGCTCTCTTCAGGAAGACATCCAGAGATGGGTAATTGTCATTGTTGCTTTCATcaccctcctcatcatcatccatcaaaccATCATAGCccccctcctcatcatcattgAGATATTTTTCAATCTCATCCctatcatcctcctcctcctcatcatccatctcctcatcatcatccatcaaaccATCATAGCccccctcctcatcatcattgAGATATTTTTCAATCTCATCCctatcatcctcctcctcctcatcatcatccatctcctcatcatcatccatcaaaccATCATAGCccccctcctcatcatcattgAGATATTTTTCAATCTCATCCCtatcatcctcctcatcatcatccatctcctcatcatcatccatcaaaccATCATAGCccccctcctcatcatcattgAGATATTTTTCAATCTCATCCctatcatcctcctcctcatcatcatcctcatcctcatcagcCGTCTGCTCATCATCAGCCGTCTGCTCATCATCAGCCGTCTTCTTATCATCAGCCGTCTGCTCATCATTATCTTCTCTCATGAAGGCCTTCAGTACCTCTGTGTTCCTGTCTGTGTAACAGTGGAccatgtagactgcagccagaaactcctgaatgctcaggtgaacaaagcagtagactgttttctggaagatcacacactctcttttgaagatctctgtacaaactcctgagtacaccgaggcctctgtgacatcaagaccacaccgctccaggtcttcttggtagaacatgatgtttcctttctccagctgttcaaacgccagcctccccagcttcagaagaacttccctgtcagccttcgtcagctcctgtggactcgtctcatgtccctcaccatacttctgcttcttcctctttgtctgaaccaacaggaagtgtgagtacatgtcagtcagggtcttgggcagctctcctctctggtccgtagtcaacatgtggtccagaactgtagcagtgatccagcagaagactgggattagacacatgatgtggaggatCCTGGATttcttgatgtgtgagatgattctgctggacagctcttcatcactgactctcctcctgaagtactcctccttctgggcgtcagtgaagcctcgtacttctgttaccctgtcaacacatgcaggagggatctgattggctgctgcaggccgggaagttatccagacgagagctgagggaagcagattcccccggatgaggtttgtcaacagcatgttgactgatgacttccgggtgacatcagacacaacctcgttgttgtggaaatccagtgaaagtctgctttcatccaggccgtcaaagatgaacagaactttacagtCAGCGtgcttctctgctgtgaccttctgtaatgttggatggaaaacatggagcagcatgagaagactgtactgctcatctctgatcaagttcagctccctgaacgaaagcagaaccaccagactgacatcttggttttccaagccctctgcccagtccagagtgaacttctgcactgagaaggtttttccaacgccagcgacgccgttcgtcagaacgactctgatgtgtccctgttggtcaggtaaggctttaaagatgtcgtggcacttgattggagcgtcatggagggtcttcttcttggaagctagctcaagctgcctcacctcatgttgggtattaacctcttcactctgtccctctatgatgtagagctcagtgtagatcctgttgaggagggttccacttcctgtttcatcagctccttcagtcacacgttcacatctcctcctcagactgatcttatgttcatctataacctcctgcagaccactatctgctgaaagagagacaagtttgaaataaaacacagaaacgTATTACTTTCATtgccaatatgaaaataatcaatataagaacatataaagaagtaaaggttaTAAAGTCATCATCCCTTTTTGAAGTCAAAACTAACGTCAACgtgatttttacatttattgtttatagtttatattatattaagagAAGCATCAGAAATGCTCCTTTATCTCTCAGTCGGTTTACAAACAAAAGTCGGGTTTCAAACCAAAAGTTCCTGGGACTTTTTAGTCCTACTACttttaaggaactaaaagggtccttcagcccactgttgtctacGTTTCCACTACGGTCTTAAGACCTGCAAGATTCAggaaattagtccgctgacgtatgaaaaagcaacatgacaagTAATGAGGGTTGTTGGTGGTCGcagcggtaaacacactctgcggCCTGCTGTTCAGTGTGTCCGcccgtttcatctaaaaaacgtgctggaaaaaaaataaacattatgttTTATCTCACTGTTACGACATTTACAGGTGCATATATTTACTGGTGCACGtcggatgtaatgaatgaaatacagAGGAAGAAAATTAAACTAAGAGCTTCcatctccacagtaaatcatgttGAGTATTTTGAGGGTTGCCGTTGAGGGGAACCAGGAACATGCAAATGAGCTAAACCTGTTTTTCAACAGGTTTGACCACCCAACCCTGTCCTCCGGAGCTCAGCTGAGCTGAGCTCATGAGGACAGCCTGGGTCCCCACTCACCAGCACTAGTACCCCCCTCCACACCTCTACTCCCCCCTCCCCCAACACCAGTGCCCCCTTCCACACCTCCCCTTCCCCCTCTCCACACATGCAGCAGAAAGACGCATCTTTGCCCAGTGGGTTGAATATTTCtttcaaaatatttaatatcatgtgactgtctctgtggtctctcagtgaacagttgtagagatgtcTTTACAGGCGAAGCTGCTTGGTCAGTCTTCCCTCGAAGgcgtccatgttgaaatgaaaggcGCTGTCAGCGCAtagttacaaaaattcagaggtgcacgacAGAGCACCGCGACAACTTGCGGAGCCTTTTTTTTGCGCCAAAAATTGagcttttgatagtaaaggttgctgacccctgggttaatGCCAAGACAGGGGGGGCTATCATAAAACCAAAGGGATCAGATTATCTCTCAAAGGAGAACACAGGACAGGTGATACAGAGCACATATGAATGCTGGAGcagaaaaaacatgcagttaaaTTTCAGGTGGACTTAAAAtgtaatgatatttataataatctTAAATGGTCGTGCTGTATGACACAACATATGTCACtctattaaaacaacaaatagtGTTTTCAGACATGGAGACATCATCAGACATATAGTCCTACTttgtacagtgctggtctgaccGGCTGTCCGCAGTCCAGCTCTTGTTCTGGATCTTTCTCCACAATGGGGACAGGAGTAGTCTCCTGATGAAGCAGACTGGTCCCAGTATGAGGTGATGCACTGTCTGCAGAACCTGTGTCCACAGCTGATAAAGACTGGATCCTTCAGGACATTCTGACACAAAGCACAGCAGGACAGctgctcctccacagaaacatcactcgtcttcctcttcctgtgaagacatgtCTTGATAACTAAAATGCTTTGTTGATTGGCCGACACTGTCTCAAAGCTCAGATGGTAACAGGGAACAGTTAAAGTGTTGGTACTTTTCTGTTTGAACtcagcattcagtctgtgatgacagTGATCCTTTATTTCAACTCTCCTGCTTTCATAAACACTAATGAGCTGAACTTTACTTTCTGGCTGTCtcattaacctcttaacaatccgacggccgctattctgtctttcagaggttgtagcggctcagttttaaagctagagtgaagatattggtatcatatgaaactagaaaacctaaggaatcgattgttaccaaccatgtcatgctagcttgtcgagaagaaCGCTCTGATAGGCCTTAttttaaaattaagtttttaaagttgaaaaacgcactaatagctgaatccagagttatttcccttcctccgttcatgtgaatgagacccagaccgaggctggagcgcaagccgtgacgttgggaccccgtaactgagtcatgtgaccgagcggacgctactccaccaagatccgggtacttttccagatggaagtcgagccatttaggcttcatgctccaatgagcaactctcataggaatgaccggcgccccgcctccaacactggatccagttcttttaatacatccatggcgttaaccaaaaaaaacaggaagtaaaactagaTGGAGGAGGCTGGGGGGGGCTTTAATTCACTTTGTGTCACAAAAAGCTTCTTCAACTTCAGTtagcaaatacattttagtagaaatTTTTAAATAGAAtcacaaaatcaacagaaaacagtaTTGGTGgaggaaagtgaaaatgagtCCTATAAATTAGTTAGTAGCAgttctcttactttgactctgagggtccaggttcattactgaaggtCAGAGGATCATCTTTAGACcgatcactcttcatagacagacagtcagagactggagactctgctctgtcctcctcttcctccacacaatcactcatcttctgatctgaagtcagtctgagaggtGAAACAGGAACACTGACTGAACATGTACAGGAAACAAGTTTGTACAAGAGTCACAGGCAAGACTGAGAGAACAgaacagcgcacacacacacacacacacacacacacacacacacacacacacacacacacacacacacacacacacacacacacacacacacacacacacacacacacacacacacacacacacacacacacacacacacacacacacacacacacacacacacacacacacacacacacacacacacacacacacacacacacacacacacacacacacacacggatgttACGAGAACCGgtagtcgatgccaaaattctaaaaacgtgacggtactctttttccaCAGTAGCaacggtaccgtacgatgcaGTCCACAGGGACAAAACTGACTCAGAGACTTCAacagtgaaataataaaatgttggattaacactcaccctgcttcagtctACAGTTTTCCTCCTTCTGCTTCTTCAACTCAAAATGGTGTCTGGAGCTGACTGAACTAAACACTTCCACTTTCAGAATTTCCTCCCCGTTCTCATGAGCTTGGATCAGATGATCAGTGTGGCTCCTGATGCTTTTTCTATTTAAATAACCTGCACAGTGGAACGAGGACTCGTGTTCTTTCTCAGGACCCAGAACTTTGTCACAAAGTTGAATTAGAAAAGTTTTGTCTTTAATCATTTTGTTGTATCTTTTGATATAGATATCTAGTTTTGAATTGAGTGTTAAATAATTTTGGAAGTTTCAAGAAAAATGCACTAATGTGTTGAggcatattttattttctgatattatCAGTCCCAAAGTGTATTTGATTTGGCTTTTCTACCTCAGGTTCACTCACTCTGCAGTGCTCATTGTGCCCTCTGGGAGGCAGTGTGTGTAATTATGAGCATGATGTCACTGCTGAAGAAAGGAAACTTAGTTTTTCATTCCAGCAATAGCATTAGTATCTGTTGTGAACACGTGGCACTCTTCCACATCACACATGTCATATCTAACCCCGACCCTTCCTAACTACTTTTATTTCCTGCATTTTTATGGTGCTGATGAAACCATCTGGACTTTGTTCTGCTAGATTCTGGAGCATATTCTCTATTATGAACTGGTTGTTAATTTCCCACCACTGCCACATGAATTTGGTTTGAACCTATTTAAGCTTTAACTTGCAGGTCATATGACAATGACCATTTTAATGAAGTGTATACTGTGACAACATGGAGAGCGGTTGACTGTGTTAGCATTTACAAACTGCATTTGTGAGCCCAAAAAAGTGTTTCTTGCGCCAGTGCAGCTGTAGATGAGTTCATAAGTAGCAACTAGACTAGGTAGCATTTGTTATGCTGTGCTGACTGAATACCATGTAaatattggttgtttttgtttttttaatcctgtTATTTTCACTAAAAGAGGTGACAGTAGCGATAATAGTAATCTTTCTCATTAGATATTTAATATGGATTTTCTTTGCTTTGGATTTTTTAAGTTAACTATGTAATTTTGACCACTGTAGTTATGTTTACACCTAGATCTGCcatgtttctggacaatacttcaaaatgtattaaaacaaATGATCTGTAACACTCAGAAAACATGTTTGATACTAGAGACGCCACCCTCCTGTATGCCCCAGGACAAATAATGGTGATATACATTATTTCCCTTTTCTGTGGACTTTGTTCATTTGTAGGCTTGTTGACAGGATCTGTGGTAAACAGTGCTACAACACACTGTCCATTTTCTCTCCGTGTGGAGGAATTTTATTATTAGATAAGTTAATAACACATTCACTATGCCTTTAAAGTGTCTATGTAAAGGTCCAATATTGAAAAGCAAATGTAATGTGGGTTATGACCAGCAGAACTCTGCCTAAAAGTCATTTGTTCTTTGTTAAGAAGCAGTTTCTAAATACAAATGTTAGATTTGACTAATGTTAAGTATTGAGTCTGCTCGCCTCATCTTTCTTTTCATTAGGGTGTCgaaaaaagtatgttgaaaaagtcttaaagccataatataacatgtcgaaaaagtcaaaatatagtatgttgaaaaaaaagtcatagtatagtatgtcaaaaaaatataaaagtcatagtatagcatgtcgaaaaagtcatagtatagtatatatataatatatatatattttttttcgacatactatactatgaattcttttcgacatactatactatgacttttttgtattttttcaacatactatatgactttttcgacatgctatacaatgactttttgtcgaaaaaaagtaatcttatagtatgtcgaaaaaaaagtaattgtatagtatatcgaaaaataaaaagtcaggtgctgttatgcaaaacagatttcagacctgtctgacaataaagtattattgtattattgtagtatagtatgtgcaAAAAAAGTCATCTCGAAAAGTCaatgtataaaatgtcataaaaagtcactGTATAGTATTCCATCAAGAAGTCATAATATATCATgaagtatgtcataaaaagttatagtataggtCATAAAAAAGTATGTAATGAAAGGCATAGTACGTcataaaacagtcataaaatattatgtcataaaagctacagtatgtcatttaaaagtcatagtacagtatgtcatgaaaattatagtatagtatgtcataaaacagtcataaaatattatgtcataaaagctatagtatagtatg
It includes:
- the LOC141756664 gene encoding NACHT, LRR and PYD domains-containing protein 3-like isoform X11, yielding MNLDPQSQNSGLQEVIDEHKISLRRRCERVTEGADETGSGTLLNRIYTELYIIEGQSEEVNTQHEVRQLELASKKKTLHDAPIKCHDIFKALPDQQGHIRVVLTNGVAGVGKTFSVQKFTLDWAEGLENQDVSLVVLLSFRELNLIRDEQYSLLMLLHVFHPTLQKVTAEKHADCKVLFIFDGLDESRLSLDFHNNEVVSDVTRKSSVNMLLTNLIRGNLLPSALVWITSRPAAANQIPPACVDRVTEVRGFTDAQKEEYFRRRVSDEELSSRIISHIKKSRILHIMCLIPVFCWITATVLDHMLTTDQRGELPKTLTDMYSHFLLVQTKRKKQKYGEGHETSPQELTKADREVLLKLGRLAFEQLEKGNIMFYQEDLERCGLDVTEASVYSGVCTEIFKRECVIFQKTVYCFVHLSIQEFLAAVYMVHCYTDRNTEVLKAFMREDNDEQTADDKKTADDEQTADDEQTADEDEDDDEEEDDRDEIEKYLNDDEEGGYDGLMDDDEEMDDDEEDDRDEIEKYLNDDEEGGYDGLMDDDEEMDDDEEEEDDRDEIEKYLNDDEEGGYDGLMDDDEEMDDEEEEDDRDEIEKYLNDDEEGGYDGLMDDDEEGDESNNDNYPSLDVFLKRAMEKSLESKNGHLDLFVRFLHGLFLESNQQLLGGLLGRTNNSPEIIQRIINNLKEMNKDGTSPDRSINIFHCLTEMNDHSVHQEIQEFLKSESRSEKNLSLIHCSALAYMLQMSEEVLDELDLKKYNTTQEGRQRLIPAVRNCRKAKLSHCGLSDTHCEVVALALKSNPSHLRELDLSRNYFLQDSGVKLLSAGLESPNCRLETLRLWCCSLSEISCASLVSALKSNPSHLRELDLRYNELQDSGVKLLSDLVESPHCRLESLRLRSCSLSEISCASLASALKSNPSHLRELDLSGNNLKDSGVKLLCGFLENPHCRLETLRLSDCSLSEISCASLDSALKSNPSHLRELKLRDNKLQDSGVKLLSDLVESPHCRLESLRIDKKVYRAAGHKECDSDVKLNEGIKLPEDDKKAPTSFSPEQTAESSYSFRCPGPGVFQCALTGLVFVMAQEAELLYRTIQWDESLLQSAGKMAAGPLFNIKCSEDAALHQLHLQHCDTKEALLSDGLLSVAHISDDEMSILEPLEITDTHVVVKISHLSAYGLIWDRLRNLIWPINGQVLLFLRTPNRTHQVLDILLLNSNVDVTEVEARQRGSTYIPNSAKCLFNFGQRYSVHCEPEGFTIQPDRAPFDSDYGPNYHPTFEVLMTTIPEKVTLTVQDQERTGEVWKREVCLTDLRMEIPQRNVPPEDSVPPEDSVPPEDSVPPEDSVPPEERLRLVRSKFVEGMSDPNLNKLLDELFQRRSISDSEMQSIRTKAKRDKARELIDTVRHKGTKASSVLIAALRKEDPWVFRT
- the LOC141756664 gene encoding NACHT, LRR and PYD domains-containing protein 12-like isoform X1; this encodes MIKDKTFLIQLCDKVLGPEKEHESSFHCAGYLNRKSIRSHTDHLIQAHENGEEILKVEVFSSVSSRHHFELKKQKEENCRLKQVSVPVSPLRLTSDQKMSDCVEEEEDRAESPVSDCLSMKSDRSKDDPLTFSNEPGPSESKKRKTSDVSVEEQLSCCALCQNVLKDPVFISCGHRFCRQCITSYWDQSASSGDYSCPHCGERSRTRAGLRTAGQTSTVQTDSGLQEVIDEHKISLRRRCERVTEGADETGSGTLLNRIYTELYIIEGQSEEVNTQHEVRQLELASKKKTLHDAPIKCHDIFKALPDQQGHIRVVLTNGVAGVGKTFSVQKFTLDWAEGLENQDVSLVVLLSFRELNLIRDEQYSLLMLLHVFHPTLQKVTAEKHADCKVLFIFDGLDESRLSLDFHNNEVVSDVTRKSSVNMLLTNLIRGNLLPSALVWITSRPAAANQIPPACVDRVTEVRGFTDAQKEEYFRRRVSDEELSSRIISHIKKSRILHIMCLIPVFCWITATVLDHMLTTDQRGELPKTLTDMYSHFLLVQTKRKKQKYGEGHETSPQELTKADREVLLKLGRLAFEQLEKGNIMFYQEDLERCGLDVTEASVYSGVCTEIFKRECVIFQKTVYCFVHLSIQEFLAAVYMVHCYTDRNTEVLKAFMREDNDEQTADDKKTADDEQTADDEQTADEDEDDDEEEDDRDEIEKYLNDDEEGGYDGLMDDDEEMDDDEEDDRDEIEKYLNDDEEGGYDGLMDDDEEMDDDEEEEDDRDEIEKYLNDDEEGGYDGLMDDDEEMDDEEEEDDRDEIEKYLNDDEEGGYDGLMDDDEEGDESNNDNYPSLDVFLKRAMEKSLESKNGHLDLFVRFLHGLFLESNQQLLGGLLGRTNNSPEIIQRIINNLKEMNKDGTSPDRSINIFHCLTEMNDHSVHQEIQEFLKSESRSEKNLSLIHCSALAYMLQMSEEVLDELDLKKYNTTQEGRQRLIPAVRNCRKAKLSHCGLSDTHCEVVALALKSNPSHLRELDLSRNYFLQDSGVKLLSAGLESPNCRLETLRLWCCSLSEISCASLVSALKSNPSHLRELDLRYNELQDSGVKLLSDLVESPHCRLESLRLRSCSLSEISCASLASALKSNPSHLRELDLSGNNLKDSGVKLLCGFLENPHCRLETLRLSDCSLSEISCASLDSALKSNPSHLRELKLRDNKLQDSGVKLLSDLVESPHCRLESLRIDKKVYRAAGHKECDSDVKLNEGIKLPEDDKKAPTSFSPEQTAESSYSFRCPGPGVFQCALTGLVFVMAQEAELLYRTIQWDESLLQSAGKMAAGPLFNIKCSEDAALHQLHLQHCDTKEALLSDGLLSVAHISDDEMSILEPLEITDTHVVVKISHLSAYGLIWDRLRNLIWPINGQVLLFLRTPNRTHQVLDILLLNSNVDVTEVEARQRGSTYIPNSAKCLFNFGQRYSVHCEPEGFTIQPDRAPFDSDYGPNYHPTFEVLMTTIPEKVTLTVQDQERTGEVWKREVCLTDLRMEIPQRNVPPEDSVPPEDSVPPEDSVPPEDSVPPEERLRLVRSKFVEGMSDPNLNKLLDELFQRRSISDSEMQSIRTKAKRDKARELIDTVRHKGTKASSVLIAALRKEDPWVFRT